Proteins encoded together in one Orrella marina window:
- the lspA gene encoding signal peptidase II — protein MLIIGKKLSPYALLSISGLLAASDQAVKWLVQQSMAYGEYVSVTPFFNWVHLWNTGAAFSLFANGGGWQRYFFIGIAVVVSIFLIKLILENRHKGEAIAYSLILGGAMGNLIDRVFRGYVVDSFDFYWRDWHWPAFNLADIAIVLGALLFVSSSLLGKKANTNAEPDGSD, from the coding sequence ATGCTCATTATTGGCAAAAAGCTCTCGCCGTATGCCCTATTGTCCATATCGGGCCTGCTGGCAGCGTCTGATCAGGCTGTAAAGTGGCTGGTGCAGCAATCAATGGCCTATGGCGAGTATGTTTCGGTGACCCCGTTCTTTAACTGGGTGCACCTATGGAACACCGGTGCCGCATTCAGTCTTTTTGCGAATGGTGGAGGCTGGCAGCGCTACTTTTTTATCGGAATCGCGGTAGTGGTCTCGATTTTTCTGATCAAGCTGATCCTTGAAAATCGTCATAAAGGAGAAGCCATCGCTTACAGTCTTATCCTCGGTGGCGCCATGGGCAATCTGATTGACCGGGTCTTTCGCGGCTATGTTGTGGATTCCTTTGATTTCTATTGGCGAGACTGGCATTGGCCGGCCTTCAACCTGGCTGATATTGCAATTGTCCTCGGTGCCTTACTTTTCGTTTCCAGCAGCTTGTTGGGTAAAAAAGCAAACACCAATGCCGAGCCGGATGGATCTGACTGA
- a CDS encoding ISL3-like element ISPpu12 family transposase, whose amino-acid sequence MTELPGNILHLPQYQVLGCKSTDDEMHFQVDVPDPIACEECVVQGEFVRFGKRDVPYRDLPIHGKRVTLWVVRRRYTCRACKTTFRPQLPEMVDGFRMTLRLHEYVEKESFNHPYTFVAAQTGLDEKTVRDIFNARAEFLGRWHRFETPRILGIDELYLNKRYRCILTNIEERTLLDLLATRRQDVVTNYLMKLKDRQKVEIVSMDMWNPYRAAVKAVLPQARIVVDKFHVVRMANDALERVRKGLRKELKPSQSRTLKGDRKILLKRAHEVSDRERLIMETWTGAFPQLLAAYEHKERFYGIWDATTRLQAEAALDEWIATIPKGQKEVWSDLVRAVGNWREETMTYFETDMPVTNAYTESINRLAKDKNREGRGYSFEVMRARMLYTTKHKKKAPTAKVSPFYKKTIGYGLPDFAEELNYGVDLSTI is encoded by the coding sequence ATGACCGAACTTCCCGGCAACATCCTTCACCTGCCGCAATACCAAGTACTGGGCTGCAAATCAACCGACGACGAAATGCACTTCCAGGTGGACGTGCCCGATCCCATCGCCTGCGAGGAATGCGTCGTGCAGGGTGAGTTCGTACGGTTCGGCAAGCGTGACGTTCCCTATCGTGATCTGCCCATCCACGGCAAGCGGGTCACTCTCTGGGTGGTCCGCCGCCGATACACCTGCCGGGCCTGCAAGACAACATTCAGGCCCCAGCTACCGGAGATGGTGGACGGATTCCGTATGACACTGCGGCTGCATGAGTACGTGGAGAAGGAATCCTTCAACCACCCCTACACCTTTGTGGCGGCACAGACCGGCCTGGACGAGAAGACGGTGCGCGACATCTTCAACGCCCGCGCCGAGTTCCTGGGGCGCTGGCACCGCTTCGAGACGCCCCGCATCCTGGGCATTGACGAGCTATACCTGAACAAGCGCTACCGCTGCATTCTGACCAACATTGAGGAGCGAACCCTGCTCGACCTGCTGGCCACCCGCCGCCAGGACGTGGTGACCAACTACCTGATGAAGCTGAAAGACCGGCAGAAGGTCGAGATCGTCAGCATGGACATGTGGAACCCCTACCGGGCAGCGGTCAAGGCTGTGCTGCCCCAGGCCCGTATCGTGGTCGATAAGTTCCATGTGGTGCGCATGGCCAACGATGCCCTAGAGAGAGTGCGCAAGGGCCTCAGAAAGGAGCTGAAACCGTCCCAGAGCCGGACTCTCAAGGGAGACCGGAAAATCCTGCTGAAACGCGCTCACGAAGTCTCAGACCGGGAGCGCCTCATCATGGAGACCTGGACAGGCGCGTTCCCGCAACTGCTGGCCGCCTACGAGCACAAGGAGCGCTTCTACGGCATCTGGGACGCCACCACACGGCTCCAGGCAGAAGCCGCCCTGGACGAGTGGATAGCCACCATCCCGAAGGGCCAAAAGGAAGTCTGGAGCGATCTGGTCAGGGCAGTGGGAAACTGGCGCGAAGAGACCATGACCTACTTCGAGACGGACATGCCCGTCACCAACGCTTACACGGAGTCCATCAACCGACTGGCCAAGGACAAGAACCGTGAAGGGCGCGGTTACTCCTTCGAGGTGATGCGGGCACGAATGCTCTACACCACGAAGCACAAGAAGAAGGCACCGACTGCGAAGGTCTCTCCTTTCTACAAGAAAACCATCGGTTACGGACTGCCGGACTTCGCAGAGGAACTCAACTACGGAGTCGATCTATCAACCATCTGA
- the gcvA gene encoding transcriptional regulator GcvA, whose protein sequence is MKSPVHLNALRAFEASARHQSFSAAAAELNVTPAAVGQLVRTLEDWLGTPLFVRVNSGRARLSPTEMAERALPDIRAGFDRLALGMERLQEGSTSEVLTVTVSPAFAAKWLLPRIDRFQTACPDIDVRLDTNHKSVDFIAQRIDIGVRYGMGDWPGLKADKLMDEEAFPVCSPELLRQRRQLRKPGDLIRETLIHDLTMAGHSGFPTWEEWMKKAGVSDTATIRRGMQINNSAAVLQAAIEGHGIALARSIMARDDLSSGRLVRLFPDISFALNVSYYIVYRPECANLPRLAAFREWLITEADD, encoded by the coding sequence ATGAAGTCGCCTGTCCACCTGAACGCCTTGCGGGCATTTGAAGCCAGCGCCCGCCACCAAAGCTTTTCCGCAGCAGCGGCTGAACTGAACGTCACGCCGGCAGCCGTGGGCCAACTCGTGCGCACGCTGGAAGACTGGCTGGGTACGCCGCTGTTCGTGCGGGTCAACAGCGGGAGGGCTCGGCTGAGCCCGACCGAGATGGCTGAACGTGCGTTGCCAGACATCCGGGCCGGTTTCGACCGGCTGGCGCTAGGCATGGAACGGCTACAAGAGGGATCAACCAGCGAGGTGCTCACCGTGACGGTCAGCCCGGCATTCGCCGCTAAGTGGCTGCTGCCGCGGATAGATCGATTCCAGACAGCTTGTCCGGACATCGACGTGCGCTTGGACACCAATCACAAATCGGTGGACTTCATAGCCCAGCGCATCGATATCGGCGTGCGCTACGGCATGGGGGACTGGCCGGGCCTGAAGGCCGACAAGCTCATGGATGAAGAGGCTTTTCCCGTATGCTCCCCTGAGCTGCTGCGTCAGCGCAGGCAACTACGAAAGCCAGGTGATCTAATTCGCGAAACACTTATCCATGACTTGACGATGGCCGGCCATTCGGGCTTCCCGACCTGGGAGGAGTGGATGAAGAAAGCCGGAGTTAGTGACACAGCAACGATCCGTCGCGGCATGCAGATCAATAATTCTGCAGCCGTGCTGCAGGCAGCTATTGAGGGGCATGGCATCGCGCTCGCACGCAGTATCATGGCCCGCGACGATCTGTCGAGCGGGCGCCTGGTGAGGCTATTCCCTGACATCAGCTTTGCGTTGAATGTGTCTTATTACATCGTTTACAGGCCCGAATGCGCCAATCTGCCCAGATTAGCGGCATTCAGGGAATGGTTAATCACTGAGGCGGATGACTAA
- a CDS encoding relaxase/mobilization nuclease domain-containing protein — MSDRRDDAFRVRPSAPKNRGKGQGQGFISKVLKQTSKASGGKSFMRHSAAGGRSARAGQRPGARLGRGHTAARFAGANLTPFSRRVAIKTLLVNQQRASPQSLAKHLRYIERDGAGRDGEPGQAYGPQTDVADLDAFKERCAEDRHHFRFIVSPEDGAELDDLRTYTRHLVNRMEADLGTRLDWVAVDHWNTDNPHTHLIVRGRDDTGQDLIIAGDYIAQGLRHRASELATEWLGPRTELEIQQTMQREVEQERWTSLDRTLQREIGEDGRVHIQRFNAPTLQRQRLLLIGRLQRLQHLGLADEIQPGTWVMHTDAEKTLHALGERGDIIRTMQRAMSGKQRELAVFEPGQGGDGGGRTIVGRVAAKGLDDELHDRGYLVIDGVDGKAYYVALNARDEPANYPTGAVVEVKGSADIRAADRNIATLASDGLYRTDHHLAIEQGRAKAGRYPQEVVASHVRRLEALRRAGIVERVAEGLWKVPGDLPEQGRQYDVQRLGGVAVELKSHLPIERQARVIGATWLDQQLIGGGKGLGDVGFGGEAKQAMQQRADFLEEQGLAQRRGQRVILSRDLLGTLRNRELAQVAKDIAADTGLEHRPTADGQRVAGIYRRSVMLASGRYAMLDDGMGFSLVPWRPVIEQRLGQQVAATVNGGRVSWEIGRQRSPSV; from the coding sequence ATGAGCGACCGCCGCGATGATGCTTTCCGGGTGCGTCCCAGCGCCCCGAAGAACCGGGGCAAGGGTCAAGGCCAAGGTTTTATTTCCAAGGTGCTCAAGCAGACCAGCAAGGCCAGCGGCGGCAAGTCCTTCATGCGCCATTCCGCCGCCGGTGGCCGCAGCGCGCGCGCTGGCCAGCGTCCCGGCGCACGTCTGGGGCGCGGCCATACGGCGGCGCGTTTCGCAGGGGCGAACCTCACGCCATTCTCGCGACGGGTGGCCATCAAGACGCTGCTGGTGAATCAGCAACGTGCCAGCCCCCAGTCGCTTGCCAAGCACCTACGCTACATCGAGCGTGACGGCGCGGGCCGCGATGGCGAGCCAGGCCAAGCCTATGGGCCACAGACGGACGTCGCCGATCTGGATGCCTTCAAGGAACGCTGCGCCGAGGATAGACACCATTTCCGCTTCATCGTTTCCCCAGAGGACGGTGCTGAACTGGATGACTTGCGCACCTACACCCGGCATCTGGTGAACCGCATGGAAGCTGACCTTGGCACGCGCCTGGACTGGGTGGCGGTGGATCACTGGAATACCGACAATCCCCATACCCACCTGATCGTGCGCGGACGTGACGACACCGGCCAAGACCTGATCATCGCGGGCGATTACATCGCCCAGGGTTTGCGTCATCGCGCATCTGAACTGGCGACCGAATGGCTGGGGCCACGCACCGAGCTGGAGATCCAGCAGACCATGCAACGCGAAGTGGAACAGGAACGGTGGACGAGCCTGGACCGCACCCTGCAACGTGAGATCGGCGAGGATGGCCGGGTGCATATCCAGCGCTTTAATGCGCCGACTTTGCAACGCCAGCGCCTGCTGCTGATCGGTCGCCTGCAACGCTTGCAGCACCTGGGGCTGGCCGACGAAATACAGCCCGGCACCTGGGTCATGCACACCGACGCCGAAAAAACCTTGCACGCCCTGGGCGAGCGGGGCGACATCATCCGCACCATGCAGCGGGCCATGAGCGGAAAACAACGCGAACTTGCCGTGTTCGAGCCGGGCCAAGGTGGCGATGGAGGTGGCCGCACCATCGTCGGGCGCGTGGCCGCGAAGGGGCTGGATGATGAGCTGCACGACCGGGGCTATCTGGTGATCGACGGCGTGGATGGCAAAGCGTACTATGTTGCGCTCAATGCGCGTGACGAACCGGCCAACTATCCGACCGGTGCGGTGGTGGAAGTGAAGGGTTCCGCTGATATCCGGGCTGCCGACCGCAACATCGCGACACTGGCAAGCGATGGCTTGTACCGCACGGATCATCATCTGGCGATTGAACAAGGCCGAGCCAAGGCGGGACGCTACCCTCAGGAAGTGGTCGCATCTCACGTTCGCCGGCTGGAAGCCTTGCGCCGAGCTGGCATCGTGGAACGCGTTGCCGAAGGACTATGGAAAGTGCCGGGCGATCTGCCCGAACAAGGTCGCCAGTACGACGTGCAACGATTGGGTGGTGTGGCGGTGGAACTGAAATCGCACCTGCCGATTGAACGGCAGGCCCGCGTCATCGGGGCCACCTGGCTTGACCAGCAATTGATCGGCGGCGGCAAGGGGTTGGGCGATGTGGGCTTTGGTGGCGAGGCCAAACAAGCCATGCAGCAGCGCGCTGATTTCCTTGAAGAACAGGGGCTGGCTCAGCGGCGCGGGCAACGTGTGATCCTCTCCCGGGACCTGCTGGGGACGCTACGTAATCGGGAACTGGCGCAGGTGGCCAAGGACATCGCCGCTGACACTGGCTTGGAGCACCGACCGACGGCAGACGGACAACGCGTGGCTGGCATCTACCGGCGCTCTGTCATGCTTGCCAGCGGACGCTATGCGATGCTGGACGACGGCATGGGCTTCTCGCTGGTGCCGTGGCGACCGGTGATCGAGCAGCGGCTGGGCCAGCAGGTCGCTGCAACAGTGAATGGCGGTAGGGTGTCATGGGAGATTGGGCGACAGCGAAGCCCTTCCGTTTGA
- a CDS encoding S26 family signal peptidase translates to MTPITMLNQAAGARRHPRSRLRARIVLAGFAAVGLAALAWTAFVPSLPRLIYNPSDSVAVGWYRVQPLEQGATSLPRSLSVGSIVLTRLPADAAALAAQRGYLPAHIPLLKRVGAVAPQHVCIVAGQVRIDGVPVAAVLSADRLGRPLPFWPQCRPLMAAELFLLSATNPASFDSRYFGPVSVAAVIGIAHPVWHEVQP, encoded by the coding sequence ATGACACCGATTACCATGCTCAATCAGGCTGCTGGGGCCAGGCGGCATCCTCGTTCGCGCTTGCGCGCCCGCATCGTGCTGGCGGGCTTCGCCGCCGTCGGCCTCGCGGCGCTGGCCTGGACGGCTTTTGTGCCGTCGCTGCCGCGCCTGATCTACAATCCGTCCGACAGTGTGGCGGTCGGCTGGTATCGCGTGCAGCCGCTTGAACAAGGGGCCACCTCACTGCCACGTTCCTTGTCCGTGGGCAGCATCGTCCTGACCCGATTGCCTGCCGACGCCGCTGCACTGGCCGCGCAGCGCGGCTATCTGCCCGCACACATTCCGCTGCTCAAACGTGTGGGCGCGGTCGCGCCGCAACACGTCTGCATCGTGGCCGGTCAGGTGCGCATCGACGGCGTGCCGGTGGCCGCCGTGCTGTCTGCCGACCGGCTGGGGCGTCCGTTGCCGTTCTGGCCGCAGTGCCGGCCATTGATGGCGGCCGAACTGTTCCTGTTGAGCGCTACGAATCCGGCCTCATTCGACAGCCGCTATTTTGGCCCGGTCAGCGTAGCCGCCGTGATCGGCATCGCGCACCCGGTCTGGCATGAGGTGCAGCCATGA
- a CDS encoding DUF2840 domain-containing protein — protein sequence MNRFVSPAGAATAASLPPSAALALHANRAPLTRVALATIEPHFNLYLRFGEPAHTLRLDRWRRWAVFLPGAVLCRIRWQANDYGTVRWQLMVMQACTPLDAAQRIPGVQPGARLLLHVEGHHSVRSVLQRMDAIELLGIAPAAVSPAYWRTLANRLAARQPLPDYTAERHAAWLVGRSFS from the coding sequence ATGAATCGCTTTGTTTCGCCTGCTGGTGCGGCCACGGCGGCATCACTGCCGCCCTCCGCCGCGCTTGCCCTTCACGCTAACCGCGCACCGTTGACGCGGGTGGCACTGGCCACAATCGAACCCCATTTCAATCTTTACCTGCGTTTTGGTGAACCGGCACACACGCTGCGGTTGGACCGCTGGCGGCGCTGGGCGGTGTTTCTGCCGGGCGCGGTGCTGTGCCGTATTCGCTGGCAAGCCAATGACTACGGCACGGTGCGCTGGCAGCTGATGGTGATGCAGGCTTGCACACCGCTGGACGCGGCGCAGCGCATCCCCGGCGTGCAGCCGGGTGCGCGCCTGTTGCTGCACGTTGAAGGCCATCATTCCGTCCGTTCTGTGCTGCAACGCATGGATGCCATCGAGTTACTGGGTATTGCTCCCGCCGCCGTCTCGCCCGCGTACTGGCGCACGCTCGCCAATCGGCTGGCGGCGCGTCAGCCGTTGCCCGATTACACCGCCGAACGGCACGCCGCCTGGCTGGTCGGGAGAAGCTTTTCATGA
- a CDS encoding chromosome partitioning protein ParB, with protein MTAKLPLNSKRPAKRVGIGARPPANPHAEAWIRQGDAEALNKGDLYTARLTLDITPALRARIKVSAFTQGVTVAELLRGLLEREFPDPRKKDTP; from the coding sequence ATGACAGCCAAGCTGCCACTGAACAGCAAACGTCCAGCCAAGCGCGTGGGCATTGGTGCGCGTCCGCCCGCGAACCCGCACGCTGAAGCGTGGATTCGTCAGGGCGACGCTGAAGCGCTGAACAAGGGTGATCTCTACACCGCTCGTCTGACGCTGGACATTACCCCCGCCCTGCGGGCGCGCATCAAGGTATCGGCCTTCACGCAAGGCGTGACTGTGGCCGAGCTGCTGCGCGGTCTGCTGGAAAGGGAGTTTCCAGATCCTCGCAAAAAGGACACGCCATGA
- the parA gene encoding ParA family partition ATPase has product MIVALLNQKGGVGKTTLATHIAGELALRGQQVILLDADPQGSSLDWTQRRSQQGLPRLFSAVVLARETLHQEAPELARRADHVVIDGPPRIAALARSALLAADYVLIPVQPSPYDLWASAEMVALVREAQVFRPALQAAFVINRRVSTTVIGREARRALAEQPLPALRAEVRQRIVFADSVAAGRLARETAPDSAAAREITALVDELLRWPT; this is encoded by the coding sequence ATGATCGTTGCCTTGCTCAATCAGAAAGGAGGCGTGGGCAAGACCACGCTGGCCACCCACATCGCCGGAGAACTCGCGCTGCGCGGTCAGCAGGTCATTCTGCTGGATGCCGACCCGCAGGGGTCTTCACTGGACTGGACACAGCGCAGAAGCCAGCAAGGCTTGCCACGGCTGTTCAGTGCCGTGGTCCTGGCACGTGAAACGCTGCATCAGGAAGCGCCGGAACTCGCCAGGCGGGCCGATCACGTGGTCATTGATGGCCCGCCCAGAATCGCCGCCTTGGCGCGCTCCGCGCTGCTGGCAGCCGATTACGTGCTGATTCCTGTGCAACCCAGCCCCTATGACTTGTGGGCCAGCGCCGAGATGGTGGCGCTGGTCCGCGAGGCCCAGGTGTTCCGGCCTGCGTTGCAAGCGGCCTTTGTCATCAACCGGCGGGTCAGCACCACGGTGATCGGACGCGAAGCCCGTCGGGCGCTGGCCGAGCAGCCGCTGCCGGCGCTGCGCGCCGAGGTTCGCCAGCGGATCGTCTTTGCCGACAGCGTGGCCGCCGGGCGGCTGGCACGTGAAACGGCGCCCGATAGCGCGGCGGCGCGTGAGATCACCGCGCTGGTCGATGAACTGTTGCGGTGGCCGACATGA
- the tnpA gene encoding IS200/IS605 family transposase — translation MDEYESLSHSRWECKYHVVFIPKCRRKTLYVSLRKHLGEVFRQLARRRESEILEGHLMPDHVHMLIAIPPKYAVSQVVGYIKGKSAIHIARVYGERRRNFVGQHFWARGYFVSTVGRDEEVIRRYIQDQEKEDSRLEQLNLL, via the coding sequence ATGGACGAGTATGAAAGCCTAAGCCATAGCCGTTGGGAGTGCAAATACCATGTGGTGTTTATTCCCAAGTGTCGAAGAAAGACGTTGTATGTCAGTTTGAGAAAGCACCTGGGTGAGGTGTTCAGGCAGTTAGCCCGTCGTAGGGAGAGCGAGATTCTGGAGGGTCACTTGATGCCTGATCATGTACACATGCTGATCGCGATTCCGCCAAAGTACGCGGTCTCTCAGGTGGTTGGGTACATAAAGGGCAAAAGTGCCATTCACATTGCCCGGGTGTATGGTGAGAGGAGGCGAAATTTCGTCGGGCAGCACTTTTGGGCCAGAGGGTATTTTGTTTCGACGGTTGGGCGTGACGAAGAGGTCATTAGACGTTACATCCAGGACCAGGAAAAAGAGGACTCTCGATTGGAGCAATTGAATCTGCTCTGA
- the ppc gene encoding phosphoenolpyruvate carboxylase, whose amino-acid sequence MTQEKIRPEDLPLMEDIRLLGRLLGDVIREQTGKTAFELVERVRQLSVAFRRHEDPRIDQKLKRMLRGLSDDQAVSVIRAFTYFSHLANLAEDRHHVRRRIVHERAGRARSGSLATAFKRLQENGVTPRKVAKMLATSQVVPVLTAHPTEVQRKSILDAERAIALLLEERDRIRDRGADVLQERDLHNNEMRLKARVVQLWQTRLLRFTKLTVIDEIENALSYYQSTFLTEIPRLYADLEEWLGKQPVHPFLKMGQWIGGDRDGNPNVNADTLREALRRQSEMVLRHHLTSLHLLGAELSMSALLVPVGPDMQALADRSPDTDAHRADEPYRRALTGMYARLAATLKVLAHADAARHAVAPQDPYQHPGELLRDLKTMRESLIQNHAQELVKERLDRVIRAVEVFGFHLASVDLRQSSDQHEAVVSELLAIAGVQNDYSELSESEKVRLLTRLLKDPRALTVPGARYSDLTNKELGVFRATAQVRQVYGEQAVVQYIVSHTETASDLLEVYLLQKETGLMRGPLGGTLAGHEDEPTRAALMVVPLFETIEDLQLAPQIMREFFAVPGMLALLRRSHVVQEVMLGYSDSNKDGGIFTSTWELYRAEIALVEVFNSLPKDKAVSMRLFHGRGGTVGRGGGPSYDAILAQPPGTVQGRIRLTEQGEVIGSKYANPDIGRRNLETLVAATLEATLLQAPDMVNPQFLEVAQRLSDDSFVAYRSLVYETPGFAQYFFESTPIREIAQLNIGSRPAARPKAGGAAAQRIEDLRAIPWGFSWGQCRLTLPGWLGFGVAVDKFLNHPPKGVSREQAVNLLKRMYEEWPFFKALISNMDMVMAKSDLALASRYASLVENRKIRETVFKEIERQWHQTHEALTLITGTPDFLATNPALARSIQHRFPYIDPLHHLQVELIRRFRKAADDHEEVGERGKRGIHIAINGIAAGVRNTG is encoded by the coding sequence ATGACGCAAGAGAAGATCCGGCCAGAAGACCTTCCTCTCATGGAAGATATCCGGTTGCTTGGGCGACTGCTCGGCGATGTGATTCGAGAGCAGACAGGCAAGACAGCGTTTGAGCTTGTCGAGCGTGTTCGTCAGTTGTCAGTGGCGTTTCGGCGTCACGAAGATCCACGCATTGATCAAAAGCTGAAACGCATGTTGAGAGGGCTCAGTGACGATCAGGCGGTCAGTGTGATTCGCGCCTTCACGTACTTCAGTCACTTGGCCAATCTGGCAGAGGATCGCCATCATGTTCGTCGCCGTATCGTGCACGAACGTGCCGGCCGGGCACGCTCTGGTTCGCTTGCCACGGCATTCAAACGTTTGCAGGAAAATGGAGTCACTCCTCGGAAAGTCGCCAAAATGCTGGCTACCAGTCAGGTTGTGCCGGTTCTGACTGCGCACCCGACCGAGGTGCAGCGCAAGAGCATTCTGGATGCGGAGCGAGCGATTGCACTTTTGCTAGAAGAGCGTGATCGCATACGTGATCGAGGGGCAGATGTGTTGCAGGAGCGTGATCTGCACAACAATGAGATGCGCCTCAAAGCCCGGGTTGTGCAATTATGGCAAACCCGTTTGCTACGCTTCACGAAGTTGACTGTCATAGACGAGATTGAGAATGCGCTGAGCTACTACCAGTCCACATTCTTGACGGAAATCCCGAGACTCTATGCGGATCTCGAAGAGTGGCTTGGCAAGCAACCTGTTCATCCTTTTCTCAAGATGGGACAGTGGATTGGCGGGGACCGTGACGGCAACCCGAACGTCAATGCAGACACTTTGCGTGAGGCGCTGAGGCGTCAGTCGGAGATGGTACTTCGCCATCACCTCACGTCCCTGCATTTGCTCGGTGCCGAGCTGTCCATGTCAGCCCTGCTGGTTCCTGTGGGGCCCGATATGCAGGCTCTTGCAGACCGATCCCCCGATACGGATGCACATCGAGCGGACGAACCATACAGACGAGCGTTGACAGGTATGTATGCGCGTCTGGCTGCCACGCTCAAAGTGCTGGCCCATGCTGATGCTGCGCGACATGCCGTCGCTCCCCAGGATCCGTACCAGCATCCGGGTGAATTGTTGCGAGATCTCAAGACCATGCGCGAGTCACTGATCCAGAATCATGCGCAGGAGCTGGTTAAGGAGCGCCTGGATCGAGTGATCCGGGCGGTTGAGGTGTTTGGGTTTCACCTGGCCAGTGTCGATTTACGACAGAGCTCCGACCAGCATGAGGCGGTCGTCTCAGAGCTGTTGGCAATCGCAGGAGTTCAGAATGATTACTCGGAGTTGAGCGAATCGGAGAAGGTTCGATTGCTGACTCGGCTGCTGAAGGATCCACGCGCGCTGACCGTCCCCGGTGCCCGTTACAGTGACCTCACGAACAAAGAGCTGGGTGTGTTCAGGGCCACGGCTCAGGTCAGACAAGTATACGGTGAGCAGGCTGTTGTTCAGTACATTGTCAGTCACACCGAAACAGCCAGCGATCTGCTGGAAGTCTATTTGCTGCAGAAAGAAACAGGACTTATGAGAGGTCCACTTGGTGGAACGCTTGCTGGCCATGAGGACGAGCCCACCCGGGCTGCACTGATGGTTGTCCCCTTGTTCGAAACGATTGAAGACCTGCAGTTGGCGCCTCAGATCATGCGCGAGTTTTTTGCAGTGCCTGGCATGCTGGCACTGCTCAGACGCAGCCACGTCGTCCAGGAAGTCATGCTTGGCTACTCGGATAGCAACAAGGATGGCGGCATTTTTACCAGTACATGGGAGTTGTACCGTGCCGAGATTGCGCTGGTGGAGGTGTTCAACTCATTGCCCAAGGACAAGGCCGTTTCCATGCGATTGTTCCATGGTCGAGGTGGCACTGTTGGTCGAGGGGGTGGGCCGAGCTACGACGCCATCCTGGCTCAGCCTCCAGGTACTGTACAGGGCAGAATCCGTTTGACTGAGCAGGGCGAAGTGATTGGCTCAAAGTACGCGAACCCGGATATCGGACGACGTAATCTCGAGACACTGGTCGCCGCGACCCTCGAAGCCACTTTGTTGCAGGCGCCTGACATGGTGAATCCTCAGTTTCTGGAGGTGGCACAGCGGCTTTCGGACGACAGTTTTGTGGCCTACCGCTCACTGGTTTACGAAACCCCGGGGTTTGCTCAGTACTTTTTTGAGTCAACGCCTATTCGCGAGATCGCTCAACTTAATATCGGATCACGTCCTGCGGCCCGACCGAAGGCGGGTGGTGCAGCAGCTCAGCGGATTGAGGATTTGCGTGCCATTCCGTGGGGATTTAGCTGGGGGCAGTGTCGTCTGACTTTGCCGGGTTGGTTAGGGTTTGGTGTGGCGGTCGACAAGTTTCTGAATCATCCGCCGAAGGGGGTGTCTCGTGAGCAGGCAGTCAACCTTCTGAAGCGAATGTATGAAGAATGGCCGTTTTTCAAGGCCTTGATCTCGAACATGGATATGGTGATGGCCAAGAGCGATCTGGCGTTGGCCTCGCGCTATGCAAGTCTGGTGGAGAATCGCAAGATCCGTGAGACCGTTTTCAAAGAGATAGAGCGGCAGTGGCACCAAACGCACGAAGCACTGACTCTGATCACCGGAACGCCGGATTTTCTGGCGACCAACCCTGCGCTAGCTCGTTCAATACAACACCGCTTCCCGTATATTGATCCATTGCACCATCTTCAGGTTGAGTTGATCCGACGTTTCCGCAAGGCGGCAGACGATCATGAGGAAGTGGGTGAACGAGGCAAGCGGGGTATCCATATCGCCATCAACGGGATTGCAGCTGGTGTGCGCAACACGGGTTGA